A genomic region of Vigna radiata var. radiata cultivar VC1973A unplaced genomic scaffold, Vradiata_ver6 scaffold_86, whole genome shotgun sequence contains the following coding sequences:
- the LOC106754224 gene encoding basic leucine zipper 61-like: protein MAQLPPKIPNLSPSWPDFSSQHQKMPLPPLNNDTAATHQNQNPSWVDEFLDFSSSRRGAHRRSVSDSITYLDAPMRCGENNNHNNGNGNEFDRFDDEQFMSMFTDEVVLSGVPLPPPTTLSSSNPSSPSDQNFFHDDKESSRKERKLQKEEEEHHHQLKNEVDEVESQCMQEIAQPPNDTNTSSSNERITDPKRVKRILANRQSAQRSRVRKLQYISELERSATSLQAEVSVLSPRVAFLDHQRLLLNVDNSALKQRIAALAQDKIFKDAHQEALKREIERLRQVYEQQRLKKMENAGDVHQREKEVQLLNV from the exons ATGGCGCAATTGCCTCCAAAGATTCCAAACCTGTCACCAAGTTGGCCGGACTTCTCTTCTCAACACCAGAAGATGCCATTGCCACCTCTTAACAACGACACCGCCGCCACccatcaaaatcaaaaccctTCTTGGGTGGACGAGTTCCTCGACTTCTCCTCCTCCCGCCGCGGCGCTCACAGGCGGTCGGTCAGCGACTCCATCACCTACTTGGACGCACCCATGAGGTGTGGTGAAAACAACAACCATAATAATGGCAATGGCAATGAGTTTGACAGGTTTGATGATGAGCAATTCATGTCCATGTTCACGGATGAAGTAGTGCTCTCTGGGGTCCCCTTGCCACCACCAACTACCTTGTCTTCCTCTAACCCTTCTAGCCCTTCCGATCAGAACTTCTTCCATGATGATAAAGAGAGTAGCCGGAAGGAGAGGAAGCTGCAGAAGGAGGAAGAGGAGCACCACCACCAACTGAAAAATGAAGTAGATGAGGTTGAAAGCCAATGCATGCAGGAAATTGCTCAGCCTCCAAATGACACCAATACTTCTTCTTCCAATGAGAGAATTACTGACCCCAAGAGAGTCAAAAG AATCTTGGCTAATAGACAATCTGCACAAAGATCGCGAGTGAGGAAGCTCCAATACATATCAGAGCTTGAGAGAAGTGCAACTTCATTACAG GCTGAAGTTTCAGTGCTGTCTCCAAGGGTTGCATTTTTGGATCACCAACGTTTGCTTCTAAATGTGGACAATAGTGCTCTGAAGCAAAGGATCGCTGCCCTTGCTCAAGACAAGATCTTTAAAGATG CTCATCAAGAGGCACTGAAGAGGGAGATAGAGAGACTGAGGCAAGTTTATGAGCAGCAGAGGCTGAAGAAGATGGAAAATGCAGGAGATGTTCATCAAAGAGAAAAGGAAGTACAACTTCTGAACGTTTGA